One segment of Pelotomaculum isophthalicicum JI DNA contains the following:
- a CDS encoding adenine deaminase C-terminal domain-containing protein — MTTAKDLQKLLDVSAGRREADYYIKGGSLINVLSGEIYLANIALSQDKIAYVGESEKMVGANTTIIDARGFYLCPALIEPHSHPWGIYNPVSLTEASLLRGITTIVCDNLFFFVYLGTKGFLRIVNSMDNLPVRQYWVARAIHQSPDINEENIFSIANLKELYSDPSIIKIGEITRWPLIVEGDYSLLEKIILASANHKGFEGHTAGCSYDHLNVIAAAGAESCHESITAEDVAQRLRLGFWTMLRHSSLRPDLPELLRAITEMRLPTNRMLFTTDGSRPSFIAREGLIDGMLRMAVRAGVNPVTALQMSTINPATYLGVEKDLGSIAPGRQADILLLPDLEEFTPHMVLSKGKIVAIDGKLSVELTAPDWGEMGFRTELPRSDLLSDPSLYGVPSSDEKVFPVINFVSAVITKQQDRLLKPRNGLLEREDDLLYCTLIDRFGKWVTNGFVSGLGQFEAIASTYNTSFNLIVLGRDRSSMARAASEATKMNGGIVLIENGQVSFLMPLKIGGMASDRSFSTVVTEMKYLEYKAREYGYHYNDFFSTLLFLVCDFLPGLRITASGIIDIKKQQVIVPAQKLL, encoded by the coding sequence TTGACAACAGCTAAAGATCTCCAGAAGTTGTTAGACGTGTCTGCAGGAAGACGAGAGGCAGATTATTATATTAAGGGTGGTTCACTGATAAACGTACTATCTGGTGAAATTTATCTGGCCAATATTGCATTATCGCAAGACAAAATTGCTTACGTTGGCGAAAGTGAAAAAATGGTAGGTGCGAACACAACAATTATTGACGCCAGGGGATTCTACCTCTGTCCAGCTCTGATTGAACCACATTCTCACCCGTGGGGAATATACAATCCTGTTAGTCTAACGGAAGCCTCTCTATTGCGTGGGATCACTACAATTGTTTGCGATAACCTTTTTTTCTTTGTATATCTTGGAACAAAGGGCTTTTTAAGGATAGTTAATTCAATGGATAACCTACCGGTTAGGCAATATTGGGTAGCAAGGGCAATACACCAGTCACCGGACATAAATGAAGAAAACATTTTTTCAATTGCTAATTTAAAAGAGCTTTATTCCGACCCGAGTATCATTAAAATAGGCGAAATAACCCGTTGGCCACTAATAGTTGAGGGGGATTATTCTCTATTAGAAAAGATTATCCTGGCTAGTGCCAATCATAAAGGTTTTGAAGGTCATACCGCAGGGTGTTCTTATGATCATTTAAATGTAATTGCCGCGGCAGGTGCCGAATCATGCCATGAATCGATTACCGCTGAGGATGTAGCCCAGAGATTAAGATTAGGCTTCTGGACCATGCTGCGGCATAGTTCCCTCCGGCCGGACCTACCGGAATTGCTCCGGGCAATTACAGAAATGCGTTTGCCTACTAACCGGATGTTATTTACCACTGATGGTTCACGTCCCAGTTTTATTGCCAGGGAAGGACTTATCGACGGAATGTTGCGCATGGCTGTAAGAGCGGGAGTAAATCCCGTTACGGCATTACAAATGTCTACTATAAATCCAGCCACATACCTTGGGGTGGAAAAAGATTTGGGTTCTATTGCCCCTGGCCGACAGGCAGATATTCTATTATTGCCTGATTTGGAAGAATTCACTCCACATATGGTTCTTTCCAAGGGTAAGATAGTGGCTATTGACGGGAAATTATCTGTAGAACTTACAGCACCGGACTGGGGGGAAATGGGTTTTCGTACTGAATTGCCTCGTTCGGATTTGTTAAGCGATCCTTCTTTATATGGGGTACCTTCTAGTGATGAGAAGGTCTTCCCGGTTATTAACTTTGTTTCTGCTGTTATCACTAAACAACAGGACCGTTTGCTTAAGCCGCGTAATGGCTTGTTGGAACGCGAGGACGACTTGCTATATTGTACTCTGATCGACCGATTCGGTAAGTGGGTTACAAACGGCTTTGTTAGCGGCCTTGGTCAATTTGAAGCAATTGCTTCTACTTATAATACTTCGTTTAACCTAATTGTTTTGGGTAGGGATCGTTCATCCATGGCACGCGCTGCCTCTGAGGCGACCAAAATGAATGGTGGAATTGTATTAATTGAAAATGGTCAAGTATCATTTCTTATGCCACTTAAAATCGGTGGAATGGCAAGCGACCGTTCTTTTTCGACGGTTGTCACTGAAATGAAATATTTGGAATACAAAGCCAGAGAGTATGGTTACCATTATAACGATTTTTTCTCTACATTGTTATTCTTGGTTTGCGATTTCCTGCCCGGATTAAGGATTACCGCCTCAGGAATTATTGATATAAAAAAACAGCAGGTCATTGTACCAGCCCAGAAATTATTATAA
- a CDS encoding adenine deaminase C-terminal domain-containing protein gives MPSAVKGFQELLNVSAGRQEASYYLKGGSLINVLSGEIYLANIAIWQDKIAYVGKSEKMVGANTTVVDARGFYLCPALIEPHCHPWEIYNPVNLAEASLLRGITTIVCDNLFFFVYLGTKGFLKMMDLLDNLPARIYWMARVIHQSPDINEEHIFSIANLEELFSDPRIIKIGEINRWPLIVKGDYSLLEKIILASASHKGFEGHTAGCSYDHLNVIAAAGAESCHESITAEDVAQRLRLGFWTMLRHSSLRPDLPELLRAITEMRLPTNRMLFTTDGSRPSFIAREGLIDGMLRMAVRAGVNPVTALQMSTINPATYLGVEKDLGSIAPGRQADILLLPDLEEFTPHMVLSKGKIVAIDGKLSVELTAPDWGEMGFRTELPRSDLLSDPSLYGVPSSDEKVFPVINFVSAVITKQQDRLLKPRDGLLEREDDLLYCTLIDRFGKWVTNGFVSGLGQFEAIASTYNSSYNLLVLGMDRSSMALAASKVTEMNGGIVLVKNGHVSFRMPLKIGGMASVRSFSIIVSEMKYLEDEVRKCGYHYNDFFYTMLFLVCDFLPGLRITASGIIDVKKQQILVPAQKLLLY, from the coding sequence TTGCCATCAGCAGTAAAAGGTTTTCAAGAATTATTAAACGTGTCTGCAGGAAGACAAGAGGCAAGTTATTATCTTAAGGGTGGTTCATTAATAAACGTGCTGTCCGGCGAAATTTATCTGGCCAATATTGCAATATGGCAAGATAAAATTGCTTACGTTGGCAAAAGTGAAAAAATGGTAGGTGCGAACACCACGGTTGTTGACGCCAGGGGATTCTACCTCTGTCCAGCATTGATAGAACCGCATTGTCACCCATGGGAAATATACAATCCGGTCAACCTGGCGGAAGCTTCTCTATTGCGTGGGATTACTACAATTGTTTGCGATAACCTTTTTTTCTTTGTATATCTTGGAACAAAGGGCTTTTTAAAAATGATGGACTTACTTGATAATTTGCCGGCTAGGATTTATTGGATGGCAAGGGTAATACACCAGTCGCCGGACATAAATGAAGAACACATTTTTTCAATTGCTAATTTAGAAGAGCTTTTTTCCGATCCGCGCATTATTAAAATAGGTGAAATTAACCGCTGGCCACTAATAGTTAAGGGGGATTATTCTCTATTAGAAAAGATAATCCTGGCTAGTGCCAGTCATAAGGGCTTTGAAGGTCATACCGCAGGGTGTTCTTATGATCATTTAAATGTAATTGCCGCAGCAGGTGCCGAATCTTGCCATGAATCGATTACCGCTGAGGATGTAGCCCAGAGGTTAAGATTAGGTTTCTGGACCATGCTGCGGCATAGTTCCCTCCGGCCGGACCTGCCTGAATTGCTGCGGGCAATTACAGAAATGCGTTTGCCTACTAACCGGATGTTATTTACCACTGATGGTTCACGTCCCAGTTTTATTGCCAGGGAAGGACTTATCGACGGAATGTTGCGCATGGCTGTAAGAGCGGGAGTAAATCCCGTTACGGCATTACAAATGTCTACTATAAATCCAGCCACATACCTTGGGGTGGAAAAAGATTTGGGTTCTATTGCCCCTGGCCGACAGGCAGATATTCTATTATTGCCTGATTTGGAAGAATTCACTCCACATATGGTTCTTTCCAAGGGTAAGATAGTGGCTATTGACGGGAAATTATCTGTAGAACTTACAGCACCGGACTGGGGGGAAATGGGTTTTCGTACTGAATTGCCTCGTTCGGATTTGTTAAGCGATCCTTCTTTATATGGGGTACCTTCTAGTGATGAGAAGGTCTTCCCGGTTATTAACTTTGTTTCCGCTGTTATCACTAAACAACAGGACCGTTTGCTTAAGCCGCGTGATGGTTTGTTGGAACGCGAGGACGACTTGCTATATTGTACTCTGATCGACCGATTCGGTAAGTGGGTTACAAACGGCTTTGTTAGCGGCCTTGGTCAATTTGAAGCAATTGCTTCAACCTACAATTCTTCGTATAACTTGCTAGTACTAGGAATGGATCGTTCATCAATGGCTTTAGCTGCCTCCAAGGTAACCGAAATGAACGGTGGAATTGTGTTAGTTAAAAATGGTCATGTATCATTCCGTATGCCACTTAAAATTGGTGGAATGGCAAGCGTACGTTCTTTTTCGATAATTGTCAGTGAAATGAAATACTTAGAAGACGAAGTCAGAAAATGCGGCTACCACTATAATGACTTTTTCTATACTATGTTGTTTTTAGTTTGCGATTTCCTACCTGGATTAAGGATTACCGCTTCGGGAATTATTGATGTAAAAAAACAGCAAATCCTCGTTCCTGCTCAGAAATTACTATTATACTGA
- a CDS encoding FAD-binding protein — protein sequence MDVLEVINTDVLIIGGGGAGLCAAISSKKEGAEVLLISKSRPGRSNNTAISGGSFAASTGLWDERDTPEQHLTDTLAAGRWINRTKMVRTMTSGAQEQVKNLLGYGVPLQKKNDKLRIISLPGHSTARNVVTENSFGTDFTLPLFNFAKNLGVNFLAGVFVVRLCRSELGDIAGALIIDPVRQGLILIQSKAIVLATGGAGQIYSQTNNAPGTTGDGCALAYRLGVPLTDMEFVQYYPTCLLESSLVKKMVIYEILVYWGGARLLNSLGESITQRHNLKDNSKMTRDALTLAIAKEIKEGRGINGGVWLDLSTIPADKIKHFQKFIPKGITGKDRFLVAPVAHFFMGGILINERGETGIEGLYSAGEVNGGVHGANRLGGNALTEAWVYGDITGRFAAQYARSKKKILSIENLQSTIKDLESHTEGKKQLSVQEVRRELQDLMWEKVGVIRNREGLSGMVNDIEKLKEKLPDTEVSDYLKLINKLETENMLLVGEAVVLSALLRKESRGAHYREDFPDEAGEKWIINTNIEGNEGFEMCASIKPKKEDL from the coding sequence ATGGATGTTTTAGAGGTAATAAATACGGATGTCCTGATTATCGGCGGTGGCGGTGCGGGTTTGTGTGCCGCCATTTCATCCAAAAAAGAGGGCGCTGAAGTTTTACTGATTAGTAAGAGCCGTCCGGGACGCTCCAACAATACTGCTATCTCAGGAGGCTCCTTTGCTGCATCAACCGGGCTATGGGATGAACGTGATACACCTGAACAGCATCTTACGGATACACTTGCAGCGGGCAGGTGGATTAACCGGACTAAAATGGTTCGCACCATGACTTCCGGCGCTCAAGAACAGGTGAAAAATTTACTAGGTTATGGTGTTCCACTACAAAAGAAGAACGATAAATTACGGATAATCTCGTTACCCGGCCATTCTACAGCCAGAAATGTAGTCACAGAGAATAGTTTTGGAACGGATTTTACGCTTCCACTGTTTAATTTCGCAAAAAATTTGGGTGTTAATTTTCTGGCTGGCGTATTCGTCGTCCGCCTTTGCCGCAGCGAACTGGGTGACATTGCTGGGGCATTGATTATAGATCCGGTCCGACAAGGACTTATTTTAATTCAGTCTAAAGCTATAGTACTTGCCACTGGCGGTGCTGGACAGATTTATTCCCAAACAAACAACGCTCCCGGCACAACAGGTGATGGCTGTGCCCTAGCCTACCGCCTAGGAGTCCCGCTTACAGATATGGAGTTTGTGCAGTACTACCCTACTTGTTTGCTCGAATCTTCCCTTGTAAAAAAAATGGTTATTTATGAAATATTAGTTTATTGGGGAGGTGCCAGGCTACTCAATAGTCTGGGGGAAAGCATTACTCAGCGGCATAATTTAAAAGACAATTCGAAAATGACCAGGGATGCCTTGACCTTAGCTATTGCAAAAGAGATCAAAGAAGGCAGGGGGATTAATGGTGGTGTTTGGCTGGATCTTTCGACCATCCCGGCAGATAAAATTAAGCATTTTCAAAAATTCATTCCAAAAGGCATAACAGGTAAAGACCGCTTCCTTGTTGCCCCGGTTGCCCATTTTTTTATGGGAGGCATACTAATTAATGAGCGTGGGGAGACGGGAATCGAGGGGTTGTATTCAGCGGGAGAAGTTAACGGTGGCGTGCACGGGGCTAACCGGTTAGGTGGTAACGCGTTGACGGAAGCCTGGGTTTATGGTGATATAACCGGCCGGTTCGCTGCCCAGTACGCCCGAAGCAAGAAAAAAATATTAAGTATTGAAAATCTCCAATCTACAATTAAGGATCTAGAATCTCATACAGAAGGGAAAAAACAGCTTTCAGTGCAAGAAGTACGTAGAGAGTTACAGGATCTGATGTGGGAAAAGGTCGGTGTTATCCGGAATCGTGAAGGACTATCAGGAATGGTCAATGATATCGAAAAACTAAAAGAAAAACTTCCTGATACCGAGGTGAGCGATTACCTGAAATTAATTAACAAATTGGAAACCGAAAATATGCTTTTAGTAGGAGAAGCAGTTGTATTGTCAGCTCTTCTAAGAAAAGAAAGCCGTGGTGCTCATTATCGCGAGGACTTTCCTGATGAAGCTGGGGAGAAATGGATCATAAATACTAATATTGAAGGTAATGAAGGATTTGAAATGTGTGCTTCAATAAAGCCGAAGAAGGAAGATCTATAG
- a CDS encoding TetR/AcrR family transcriptional regulator, whose amino-acid sequence MDQEKNLIYEDLSGLNKRDEIIRVAAKLFRNLGYIETSMKDIADRVGILKGSLYYHFSSKEELLNEVINKGIDLLLVIAQQVYKQYEQNPQERLKQLVKLHLLHLTNNNEYLVIATNQTDKLTLEHRENYIVKRDLYESLLRETLEEGIRADQFPPLDIKLTILAILGMCNWIVQWYKHDGPYSAEYITDYLSTLICDRMLAK is encoded by the coding sequence ATGGATCAAGAAAAAAATCTTATATATGAAGATTTATCAGGCCTTAATAAGCGAGATGAAATTATACGAGTTGCAGCTAAGCTCTTTCGAAATTTAGGTTATATCGAGACTTCGATGAAAGATATTGCTGATAGAGTCGGCATATTAAAAGGTAGTTTGTACTATCATTTTAGCAGTAAAGAGGAATTGCTCAATGAAGTTATAAATAAAGGAATTGATCTGCTTCTTGTTATTGCTCAACAGGTATATAAACAATATGAACAAAATCCACAGGAAAGATTAAAGCAATTGGTTAAACTTCATTTACTACATTTAACAAATAATAATGAGTATCTTGTAATTGCCACCAACCAAACAGATAAACTTACCCTAGAACATCGAGAGAACTACATTGTCAAACGGGATCTTTATGAAAGCCTGTTAAGAGAAACTCTGGAGGAGGGGATTCGGGCTGATCAATTCCCTCCACTTGATATCAAGCTTACGATTTTGGCAATATTAGGTATGTGCAATTGGATAGTTCAATGGTACAAACATGATGGTCCTTATAGCGCCGAATATATCACCGATTATCTCAGCACTCTCATTTGCGACCGGATGTTAGCTAAGTAA
- a CDS encoding UbiX family flavin prenyltransferase: MDVQRIIVAITGATGAIYGVRLLEALQACPGVETHLILSSWAEKTIALETNRTVESVREMAHCCHDLRNVGAPIASGSFQTSGMAVIPCSMKTLAAIAHGLAENLIIRAADVMLKERKKLILVPRETPLSGIHLENMLAVNRAGAYLVPPMPAFYNHPASIGDLVNHLVGRVMDQFSLPHNLTRRWGEDGSNQP; this comes from the coding sequence ATGGATGTTCAGCGAATTATTGTCGCCATCACGGGAGCTACCGGAGCCATTTACGGTGTTCGATTACTAGAGGCTTTACAGGCATGTCCGGGGGTGGAAACCCATCTTATATTGAGCAGTTGGGCGGAGAAAACAATTGCGCTGGAGACTAATCGCACAGTTGAATCAGTACGCGAAATGGCTCATTGTTGCCATGACCTGCGTAATGTCGGGGCGCCGATTGCCAGCGGTTCATTCCAAACCAGCGGTATGGCTGTCATACCCTGCAGCATGAAAACGCTGGCGGCAATAGCCCATGGCCTGGCTGAAAACCTCATTATCCGCGCGGCCGACGTGATGCTGAAGGAACGAAAGAAACTAATCCTGGTCCCGCGTGAGACCCCATTGAGTGGGATTCACCTCGAGAATATGCTTGCGGTGAACAGGGCCGGGGCATATCTGGTCCCGCCCATGCCGGCTTTCTACAACCATCCGGCTTCTATTGGCGATTTGGTTAATCACTTGGTCGGACGGGTGATGGATCAGTTTAGTTTACCTCATAACCTGACGCGCCGGTGGGGAGAGGATGGTTCCAATCAACCTTGA